In one window of Tellurirhabdus rosea DNA:
- a CDS encoding Gfo/Idh/MocA family protein, whose product MKQLDHFLRLFRQESESAGLSRQQFLHFTGRGLAAGALGGLAASCKTGQSSTRNRPTVYTAQDGTRVPSSQWVSPPAKVPDKPGEPIELEAWKAKTERQSETPAPLPDDQRVGYTIVGLGHLSLDELLPAFGESKKSKLVALVSGSPEKMRKVAQQYGVKPENCYSYENFDRLRDNPAVQVVYIVLPNSMHAEYTIRAAQAGKHVLCEKPMANSSQECQAMIDACRRADRKLMIAYRIQYEPNNRMLRQMVREKKYGEVKFIEAVNNQNSANPQHWRHIKALAGGGALPDIGLYCLNTIRFLLGEEPTEVFGYQYSTPGDARFREVEELMSWQMKFPSGIHASCATHYGVHESRRYRVHADRGWMGLDPAFPYEGIRMEVAWAEGKVEHKDQPNLGQKNQFATEMDHFSECVKENKPPFTPGEEGLQDQRIMEAIYQSAREGRPVKLPEVKKRDAFRGPEPKES is encoded by the coding sequence ATGAAACAACTTGACCATTTCCTGCGCCTTTTCCGGCAGGAATCCGAATCGGCAGGCCTCTCCCGCCAGCAATTTCTTCATTTTACAGGCCGGGGGTTGGCCGCCGGGGCGCTGGGCGGATTAGCCGCTTCCTGCAAAACGGGACAATCCTCCACCCGCAACCGCCCGACGGTCTACACCGCCCAGGACGGCACCCGGGTTCCCTCGTCCCAGTGGGTTTCTCCTCCGGCAAAAGTCCCCGACAAACCGGGCGAACCCATCGAACTAGAGGCGTGGAAGGCCAAAACCGAACGACAATCGGAAACACCAGCTCCCCTGCCCGACGATCAACGCGTCGGCTATACCATCGTCGGGCTGGGGCACCTGTCGCTCGACGAACTGCTGCCTGCGTTTGGGGAAAGCAAGAAATCAAAACTGGTTGCGCTGGTCAGCGGCAGCCCGGAAAAGATGCGGAAAGTGGCCCAGCAGTACGGCGTAAAGCCCGAAAACTGTTACAGCTACGAGAACTTCGACCGGCTCCGCGACAATCCGGCGGTTCAGGTGGTCTACATCGTGCTTCCCAACTCGATGCATGCCGAGTACACGATCCGGGCGGCGCAGGCGGGCAAGCACGTGCTTTGCGAAAAGCCGATGGCTAACTCCTCGCAGGAATGTCAGGCCATGATCGACGCCTGCCGCCGCGCGGACCGGAAACTGATGATCGCCTACCGGATTCAGTATGAACCGAACAACCGGATGCTGCGGCAGATGGTGCGCGAAAAGAAATACGGGGAAGTGAAGTTTATCGAAGCGGTCAATAACCAGAATTCGGCCAATCCGCAGCACTGGCGGCACATCAAGGCCCTGGCGGGCGGGGGAGCGTTGCCGGACATTGGTCTGTATTGCCTCAACACCATCCGCTTTCTGCTGGGTGAAGAACCGACCGAGGTGTTCGGCTACCAGTACAGCACGCCCGGCGACGCCCGTTTCCGGGAGGTCGAAGAACTGATGTCCTGGCAGATGAAGTTTCCCAGCGGCATTCACGCCAGTTGTGCCACGCACTACGGCGTGCACGAATCCCGCCGCTACCGGGTGCACGCCGACCGCGGCTGGATGGGTCTGGACCCGGCTTTCCCGTACGAAGGCATCCGCATGGAAGTGGCCTGGGCCGAGGGCAAGGTGGAACACAAGGACCAGCCGAATCTGGGGCAGAAAAACCAGTTCGCTACCGAAATGGACCATTTTTCGGAATGCGTCAAAGAAAATAAACCGCCTTTCACCCCC
- the chrA gene encoding chromate efflux transporter: MALSPQPHVAPVRRIRYLIFLKDVFILACTTFGGPQVHLAMMLDRLVTKRRYLTEEELMELNALCQILPGPTSTQTITALGFKIGGPNLAYITLLIWSLPAVLLMTAAGIGIFYSEQNAISLNFTRFIQPMAVGFLIVAGYRIARKVIHNQLDLVLAIVSALTAYAFPSPFMTPIVIVAGGLATAMTYRKQQVMEKAPIRIQWANFFLWLGVLIGAAVLGAVTQSLPVRLFENFYRNGSLVFGGGQVLTPMLYNEFVEFKKYLSREEFLSGLALVQTIPGPVFAFASYIGTLSMRSEGLSGQLLGSLTATMGIFLPGTFLIFFVYRFWNQLKRYRVVRASLEGINAASTGLTAAAALTLFQPMSDHWPSAVVVIITILLLEFSKIPPYLLILGGLVLGFVL, encoded by the coding sequence ATGGCCCTATCCCCCCAGCCCCACGTCGCCCCCGTCCGCCGGATTCGTTACCTCATTTTCCTGAAAGATGTCTTCATTCTGGCCTGTACCACCTTTGGCGGACCACAGGTGCACCTGGCGATGATGCTCGACCGGCTGGTAACAAAACGGCGCTACCTGACCGAAGAGGAACTGATGGAGCTGAACGCGCTCTGCCAGATTCTTCCCGGCCCTACCTCCACGCAAACCATTACGGCGCTCGGTTTCAAAATTGGCGGGCCGAACCTCGCCTACATCACCCTGCTCATCTGGTCGCTGCCCGCCGTGCTGCTGATGACCGCCGCCGGAATCGGCATTTTTTATTCGGAACAAAACGCCATTTCGCTCAATTTCACGCGGTTTATTCAGCCAATGGCCGTCGGCTTTCTGATCGTAGCCGGCTACCGCATTGCCCGCAAAGTCATTCACAACCAGCTCGATCTGGTGCTGGCTATTGTCTCGGCCCTGACGGCCTACGCCTTTCCGTCGCCGTTCATGACGCCCATCGTGATTGTCGCGGGAGGACTGGCCACCGCCATGACCTACCGAAAACAGCAGGTGATGGAAAAAGCCCCGATTCGCATTCAGTGGGCGAATTTCTTCCTCTGGCTGGGCGTCCTGATCGGGGCGGCCGTACTCGGGGCGGTTACGCAGTCGCTGCCGGTGCGTCTGTTTGAGAACTTCTACCGCAACGGAAGCCTCGTTTTTGGCGGCGGACAGGTACTCACGCCGATGCTTTACAACGAGTTTGTCGAATTCAAAAAATACCTGAGTCGGGAAGAGTTTCTGTCGGGGCTGGCCCTGGTGCAGACGATTCCCGGGCCGGTTTTTGCCTTTGCGTCTTACATCGGCACCTTATCTATGCGCTCGGAAGGGCTATCCGGACAGTTGCTGGGCAGTCTGACAGCCACTATGGGCATTTTTCTGCCCGGTACGTTCCTGATCTTCTTTGTTTACCGCTTCTGGAACCAGTTGAAGCGATACCGCGTCGTGCGGGCGTCTCTGGAGGGCATCAACGCCGCCAGCACCGGCCTGACCGCCGCCGCCGCCCTGACCCTCTTCCAGCCCATGTCCGACCACTGGCCCTCGGCGGTTGTGGTCATTATCACCATTTTGCTGCTGGAGTTTTCCAAAATTCCGCCGTACCTGCTGATCCTGGGCGGTCTGGTGCTGGGGTTTGTGCTCTGA
- a CDS encoding isopenicillin N synthase family dioxygenase, with protein sequence MSDILYDEIPSLDLADFNSGDPERKAKFVRDLGAAFNNIGFIALKNHGLTDDLTGKLYGSVQEFFQAPDEVKQKYEHPELHGQRGYVGKGKETAKGFKVADLKEFYHVGQPDPVDGMPGNVFPEEFPQFREHTVETYRTLENAGKTLLRAIALYLELPEDYFEDKVKNGDSILRAIHYFPLNPDVVPEGAVRAAAHGDINLITLLMGASAEGLEVLRRDGQWIPITALPDQVIINVGDMLDRLTNHKLKSTIHRVVNPPREKMNTPRYSIPFFMHPRGDMNLTCLESCVTTEQPKLYADMTAGEFLDERLRELGLKKS encoded by the coding sequence ATGAGCGACATCCTGTATGACGAGATTCCGTCGCTGGATTTGGCCGATTTTAACTCGGGAGACCCGGAGCGGAAGGCGAAATTTGTGCGTGATCTCGGCGCGGCTTTTAACAACATTGGTTTCATTGCACTCAAAAATCATGGTCTGACCGACGACCTGACCGGGAAACTGTACGGTTCGGTTCAGGAATTTTTCCAGGCGCCGGACGAAGTAAAGCAGAAATACGAACACCCCGAACTGCACGGCCAGCGCGGCTATGTCGGTAAAGGCAAAGAAACGGCCAAAGGCTTCAAGGTGGCCGATCTGAAGGAGTTTTATCATGTCGGGCAGCCTGACCCCGTCGACGGCATGCCGGGAAACGTCTTCCCGGAAGAATTTCCCCAGTTCAGGGAACACACCGTCGAAACGTACCGGACGCTTGAAAATGCCGGCAAGACGCTGCTGCGGGCCATTGCCCTGTACCTCGAACTGCCGGAGGACTATTTTGAGGATAAAGTCAAAAACGGCGACAGCATCCTGCGGGCCATCCACTACTTCCCGCTGAACCCGGATGTTGTTCCGGAAGGGGCCGTACGGGCCGCCGCCCACGGGGATATCAACCTCATCACGCTGCTGATGGGCGCTTCGGCCGAAGGGCTGGAGGTGCTGCGCCGCGACGGCCAGTGGATTCCCATTACGGCGCTTCCCGACCAGGTGATTATCAACGTCGGTGACATGCTCGACCGGCTGACCAACCACAAACTCAAATCGACCATCCACCGCGTGGTGAACCCGCCCCGCGAGAAGATGAACACCCCGCGCTATTCTATTCCGTTCTTCATGCACCCCCGCGGCGACATGAACCTGACCTGTCTGGAAAGCTGCGTCACCACCGAACAGCCGAAACTTTACGCCGACATGACCGCCGGTGAGTTTCTGGATGAGCGGCTGCGCGAACTGGGGCTGAAGAAAAGCTGA
- a CDS encoding superoxide dismutase → MTRNEFLQIAFGSALSLTAFRTLGRPTQQSGPFTLAPLPFDAAALEPHIDRQTMEIHHGRHHKTYVDNLNKAVAGTDMAKMSIDELVKKIDGKSPAALRNNGGGHWNHTFFWSLMAPKAGGQPKGRVAAAINQKFGSFDKFKEEFAKAATGRFGSGWAWLIVDGKNLEITSTPNQDNPLMAVAEKKGTPILGLDVWEHAYYLKYQNKRPDYITAWWNVVNWDKVEELYGKAV, encoded by the coding sequence ATGACCCGTAATGAGTTTCTGCAAATTGCCTTTGGCAGCGCCCTGAGTCTGACCGCCTTCCGCACGCTTGGTCGGCCTACGCAGCAGTCCGGCCCGTTCACCCTGGCCCCTCTCCCCTTCGATGCCGCCGCACTGGAACCGCACATTGACCGTCAGACGATGGAAATTCACCACGGACGGCACCACAAAACCTACGTCGATAACCTCAACAAGGCCGTAGCCGGGACAGACATGGCCAAGATGTCGATTGACGAACTGGTGAAAAAAATTGACGGCAAGAGCCCGGCGGCCCTCCGCAACAACGGCGGGGGACACTGGAATCACACGTTCTTCTGGAGCCTGATGGCCCCGAAAGCCGGAGGCCAGCCCAAAGGCCGGGTCGCGGCGGCCATCAACCAGAAATTCGGGTCGTTCGATAAGTTTAAAGAAGAGTTTGCCAAAGCCGCTACGGGCCGCTTCGGTTCCGGCTGGGCTTGGCTGATCGTGGACGGTAAAAACCTGGAAATCACCTCGACGCCGAACCAGGACAACCCACTGATGGCCGTGGCCGAGAAGAAAGGAACACCCATCTTGGGCCTCGATGTCTGGGAACACGCCTACTACCTTAAATACCAGAACAAACGCCCCGATTACATCACGGCCTGGTGGAACGTCGTGAACTGGGACAAAGTGGAAGAATTATACGGAAAGGCGGTTTAA
- a CDS encoding carboxypeptidase-like regulatory domain-containing protein: MKSLLTKMTAGLLLLGATACEEHNHNHGPAPRSGYVTGKATDIQGRPLAGARIVVNNTQFHNSNILGQTDASGRYELRTTPGSWYVRGTTQLTFDGKSYTLDLHPDGDEAFAGSDGAVRNLSLKLAGPRTGEFGNDGFYGGQIEVFTWGLETEQVELTLEPAGKLLDGSTGKTLTRKPQNMYIDDVPLGKYKITARYGSAKKPLNVRIRNKNQTYAPSVTDSFDPAYPGAEGRYKLNVEVEL, from the coding sequence ATGAAAAGCTTACTCACGAAAATGACGGCCGGACTCCTGCTGTTGGGGGCGACCGCCTGCGAAGAACACAACCACAACCACGGACCAGCGCCCCGAAGCGGTTACGTGACCGGCAAGGCAACGGACATCCAGGGCCGCCCGCTGGCCGGAGCCCGGATCGTGGTCAACAACACCCAGTTCCACAACAGCAACATCCTGGGCCAGACCGACGCCTCGGGACGCTACGAACTGCGGACCACGCCCGGCTCCTGGTACGTGCGCGGCACAACCCAACTAACCTTCGACGGAAAGTCCTACACGCTCGATCTGCATCCGGACGGGGACGAGGCTTTTGCCGGCAGCGACGGCGCCGTCCGGAACCTGAGCCTGAAGCTGGCCGGTCCGCGAACGGGCGAGTTTGGGAACGACGGCTTTTATGGCGGCCAGATCGAAGTTTTTACCTGGGGACTCGAAACCGAACAGGTTGAACTGACGCTGGAACCGGCGGGCAAACTCCTCGACGGCAGCACGGGCAAAACCCTCACCCGCAAACCCCAGAACATGTACATCGACGACGTGCCACTGGGAAAATACAAAATCACGGCCCGCTACGGCAGCGCAAAAAAGCCGCTCAACGTACGAATCCGGAATAAAAATCAGACCTATGCGCCCTCCGTAACGGACAGCTTCGACCCGGCTTATCCGGGTGCGGAGGGACGCTACAAACTGAATGTGGAAGTGGAGTTGTAG
- a CDS encoding porin family protein, producing MKTFLTLIALAVVPLGLSAQTKTTTAKKPVPAAVKTTTTKPAARPAATTARSAAKPAPARPTSVQKTAVVAQADKATKPAATTATQATAPAKPQSTTTAATAQPQKPARTASVAPVVAGEESRFRIGFRVGGNASTFGGVNDSQLGGGVSIERVMGFHGGLVINIGGPKFSVQPEILYSQYGFKIAAGSEYLKFKYNMVEVPILAKASFGKPGMKVFVNAGPVVSYVLNGTMSYSASGETGSQPLDMKNEGRVAYGAAGGLGISLAAGPGRVSVEGRYNYLMNGSTADGTKLTPQNAMLSVSYQLPLGGR from the coding sequence ATGAAAACATTTCTCACACTCATTGCTCTGGCCGTAGTACCCCTGGGCCTGTCGGCTCAAACCAAAACGACAACCGCCAAAAAGCCCGTCCCGGCAGCGGTAAAGACAACAACGACCAAACCGGCGGCGCGTCCGGCGGCCACCACCGCCCGGTCAGCCGCCAAACCGGCCCCGGCACGTCCGACCTCCGTTCAGAAAACGGCGGTGGTCGCTCAGGCCGACAAAGCGACCAAACCCGCAGCGACCACGGCCACGCAGGCGACCGCTCCTGCTAAACCGCAATCGACTACCACCGCGGCAACGGCCCAGCCTCAGAAACCGGCCCGCACGGCCTCGGTCGCGCCGGTGGTGGCCGGGGAGGAGAGCCGCTTCCGGATTGGTTTCCGGGTAGGCGGTAATGCTTCCACGTTTGGCGGGGTCAACGATTCGCAACTGGGCGGCGGTGTCAGCATCGAGCGGGTCATGGGCTTCCACGGCGGGCTGGTCATCAACATCGGCGGGCCGAAGTTCTCCGTGCAACCCGAAATCCTGTATTCGCAGTACGGCTTCAAGATCGCGGCTGGCTCGGAATACCTCAAGTTTAAATACAACATGGTGGAAGTGCCCATTCTGGCAAAAGCGAGTTTTGGCAAACCCGGTATGAAGGTGTTTGTCAACGCCGGGCCGGTGGTGTCGTACGTCCTCAACGGCACGATGTCGTACAGCGCCAGCGGCGAAACGGGTTCGCAGCCCCTGGATATGAAGAACGAAGGCCGCGTGGCGTACGGGGCAGCCGGCGGGCTGGGCATCTCGCTGGCCGCAGGACCGGGCCGGGTTTCGGTCGAAGGCCGCTACAACTACCTCATGAACGGCTCGACGGCCGACGGCACGAAGCTGACGCCCCAGAATGCCATGCTGTCGGTGAGCTACCAGTTGCCGCTGGGTGGCCGTTAA
- a CDS encoding sensor histidine kinase: MTFQESSPIFLGMVLAMFLANGVQWFMYRERIYAIYTIYTLVWAAYFNVNHYALSYNIANFYKLLLSYSGYILYLELAKLFLNLRDRPHLLRAVKWVQWAMVFYCVTKTYVYLFTDFWQTPLHQILLQPVRFSLVAIGAYIVVTFIRSKDMVARFFVAGTAALLLNHSVALALLLRDPALQLQALSWKHPDFWIQSGVVLDLIFFALGISYRHRRESVRQALVLEREREQRHREQLEANLTLQQLKQEKTEAQMRALQSQINPHFLFNSLNTLSSLIEDSPQQAEDFVNELSSVYRYLLRSNEHELTTLGIEMSFIESYFHLLRTRFGNSVDLHIDISPADLEALLPPLTLQLLLENAVKHNIILPDHPLTIRIRTTEDRQLVMENNLQRKKLRVESNGVGLSNIAVKYRLLNQPAPIIEERDGWFRVTLPLLMPQPVAMTRRD, from the coding sequence ATGACTTTTCAGGAGTCGTCCCCGATTTTTCTGGGCATGGTCCTCGCCATGTTTCTGGCTAACGGCGTGCAGTGGTTCATGTACCGCGAACGGATTTACGCCATTTACACCATTTATACCCTCGTCTGGGCGGCTTATTTCAACGTCAATCACTACGCGCTTTCTTACAATATCGCCAATTTTTACAAGCTGCTGCTGTCCTACTCCGGCTACATCCTGTACCTGGAACTGGCGAAGCTTTTCCTGAATCTGCGGGACCGGCCCCATCTGCTGCGCGCGGTGAAATGGGTGCAGTGGGCGATGGTGTTCTACTGCGTTACCAAAACCTACGTCTACCTGTTTACGGATTTCTGGCAGACCCCGCTGCACCAGATTCTGCTGCAGCCCGTCCGGTTCTCGCTGGTGGCCATCGGGGCGTATATTGTCGTGACGTTCATCCGCTCGAAGGACATGGTGGCCCGTTTTTTTGTGGCCGGAACCGCTGCCCTGCTGCTCAACCACTCGGTAGCGCTCGCGCTGCTGCTGCGGGACCCGGCGCTGCAGTTGCAGGCCCTGTCCTGGAAACATCCGGATTTCTGGATTCAGTCGGGGGTGGTGCTGGACCTGATCTTTTTTGCGCTGGGAATTTCCTACCGGCACCGTCGCGAATCCGTCCGGCAGGCGCTCGTGCTCGAACGAGAACGCGAACAGCGCCACCGCGAACAACTGGAAGCCAACCTCACGCTCCAGCAGCTTAAACAGGAAAAAACGGAGGCGCAGATGCGGGCGTTGCAGAGCCAGATCAACCCGCATTTTCTGTTCAACAGCCTGAATACGCTCTCGTCGCTGATTGAAGACAGCCCGCAGCAGGCCGAGGATTTTGTCAACGAACTTTCCAGCGTGTATCGCTATCTTTTACGAAGCAACGAACACGAACTGACCACGCTCGGAATCGAAATGTCGTTCATCGAATCGTATTTTCACCTGCTCCGGACCCGGTTCGGCAACAGCGTGGACCTGCACATCGACATCAGTCCGGCCGATCTGGAGGCCCTGCTCCCGCCCCTGACGCTTCAGTTGTTGCTGGAAAACGCGGTCAAGCACAACATTATCCTGCCCGACCACCCGCTGACCATCCGCATCCGGACGACGGAAGACCGCCAGCTGGTGATGGAAAACAACCTGCAACGGAAGAAGCTCCGGGTAGAGTCCAATGGCGTCGGCCTGTCGAATATTGCGGTCAAATATCGCCTCCTGAACCAGCCCGCCCCGATCATTGAAGAACGGGACGGCTGGTTTCGGGTGACGCTGCCTCTGCTGATGCCGCAGCCCGTGGCGATGACCCGCCGGGATTAA
- a CDS encoding sensor histidine kinase — MQPEKQHTGTLVGVDPQQDKWLRIIGIPVAVLPFVFFYLEEYGYDWRLFLMTFVWGVVSTATAWWVLFWWVMRVRSRFTRKSETGRRVFWTFAGYSLFTLILQPAETWGITQIDLTGLMAEPEFPRTYVIHICLALTFVIIVGGYYEVTYYLYLYRQAVAESEAFQKARLQSQLDGLKNQVNPHFLFNSLNSLSALIWEDRQRAGEFLDELATVYRYLLQSSQCRLMPLRNETNFIRSFFFLLQTRYGAALELELETRNAPKNRYLPPMTLQILVENAIRHNVTEADRPLRIRVEVGQETIIVTNTIQRKKDPVARLSGGLSHLDTLYGTLGLSRPRITDDGRTFRVELELAQDTEDLVALS, encoded by the coding sequence TTGCAACCAGAGAAACAACATACAGGCACACTCGTCGGCGTCGATCCGCAGCAGGATAAGTGGCTGCGAATCATCGGCATTCCGGTGGCGGTGCTGCCGTTTGTCTTTTTTTACCTGGAAGAATACGGCTACGACTGGCGCCTGTTTCTGATGACGTTTGTCTGGGGAGTGGTTTCGACGGCGACGGCCTGGTGGGTCCTGTTCTGGTGGGTCATGCGGGTCCGGTCGCGCTTCACCCGCAAGTCCGAAACGGGCCGGCGCGTCTTCTGGACCTTTGCGGGCTATTCCCTGTTTACCCTCATCCTGCAGCCCGCCGAAACCTGGGGCATCACGCAGATCGACCTGACGGGCCTGATGGCCGAACCCGAGTTTCCCCGGACGTACGTGATCCACATCTGCCTGGCCCTGACGTTTGTCATCATCGTCGGCGGGTATTACGAAGTCACCTACTACCTGTACCTCTACCGGCAGGCCGTGGCCGAGTCGGAGGCTTTCCAGAAAGCGCGGCTGCAAAGCCAGCTCGACGGGCTGAAAAACCAGGTGAACCCGCATTTTCTGTTCAACAGCCTCAATTCGCTCTCGGCGCTGATCTGGGAAGACCGGCAGCGGGCCGGAGAGTTTCTGGACGAACTGGCCACGGTGTACCGCTACCTGCTGCAGTCGAGCCAGTGCCGCCTGATGCCGCTGCGCAACGAGACCAACTTCATCCGCTCTTTTTTCTTCCTGCTGCAAACCCGCTACGGCGCCGCGCTGGAACTGGAACTGGAGACCCGCAACGCCCCGAAAAATCGCTACCTGCCGCCGATGACGCTCCAGATTCTGGTCGAAAATGCCATCCGGCACAACGTCACCGAAGCCGACCGGCCGCTGCGAATCCGGGTGGAAGTGGGTCAGGAAACCATCATTGTCACCAATACGATTCAGCGGAAAAAAGACCCGGTGGCCCGGCTCTCGGGCGGGCTCTCGCACCTGGACACGCTCTATGGCACCCTGGGCCTGTCGCGCCCCCGCATCACGGACGACGGCCGGACGTTTCGGGTCGAACTGGAACTTGCTCAGGATACCGAAGATTTGGTAGCTTTGTCGTAA
- a CDS encoding sensor histidine kinase → MKTTPFTRRDTVFALGILPLYYLLLNYLLFGEVYFRRADVFVLSSIGVLLVWTPVYFLHALPAGYLRRWYPDVRHIWRRLLLGLLIHVVLSSLAILLLFYGYEWSDFPGYTFSETRLYTALLCGLAGELIVGLVHESLYTFERWSQTLSETEKYRRASLQSQLESLKQQINPHFLFNSLNSLSSLIDDDPERADEFIEELSSVYRYLLKTNEGELTTLAAELRFIQSYFHLQHTRYGSGLSLHVQVTEEFMAMLLPPLTLQLLVENAIKHNVVAADQPLEIWIETSLPEAAEGEPVPGYLRVRNNLQRRASRVLSNGVGLTNIETKYDLLGRHKIRISNEDGQFSVTLPLLASQPVFQV, encoded by the coding sequence TTGAAGACCACACCGTTCACCCGTCGGGATACCGTTTTTGCTCTGGGTATCCTGCCGCTTTACTATCTGCTGCTGAACTACCTGCTTTTCGGAGAGGTATATTTCCGGCGGGCAGACGTTTTTGTGCTTTCCTCGATTGGGGTCCTGCTGGTCTGGACGCCGGTCTATTTTCTGCACGCCCTTCCGGCGGGTTACCTGCGCCGGTGGTATCCGGATGTCCGGCACATCTGGCGACGGCTACTGCTGGGTCTCCTGATTCACGTAGTACTGTCGTCCCTCGCCATTCTTCTGCTTTTTTACGGGTACGAATGGAGCGACTTTCCGGGCTATACCTTCAGCGAAACCCGGCTTTACACGGCTTTGCTCTGCGGTTTGGCCGGAGAACTGATCGTCGGGCTGGTCCACGAAAGTCTGTACACCTTCGAGCGCTGGTCGCAGACGTTGAGCGAAACCGAGAAGTACCGCCGGGCCAGCCTGCAAAGCCAGCTCGAAAGTTTGAAACAGCAGATCAATCCGCATTTCCTGTTCAACAGCCTCAACTCGCTTTCGTCCCTGATCGACGACGACCCGGAGCGGGCCGACGAATTCATTGAAGAACTGTCGAGCGTGTACCGCTACCTGCTCAAAACGAACGAGGGTGAACTGACGACCCTGGCGGCCGAGCTGCGCTTTATCCAGTCGTATTTTCACCTCCAGCACACGCGGTACGGCAGCGGGTTGTCCCTGCATGTCCAGGTGACGGAGGAATTTATGGCGATGCTGCTGCCTCCGCTGACACTGCAACTGCTGGTAGAAAACGCCATCAAGCACAACGTCGTGGCGGCGGACCAGCCCCTGGAAATCTGGATTGAAACCAGCCTACCGGAAGCGGCCGAGGGGGAGCCGGTGCCGGGCTACCTGCGCGTTCGGAACAACCTGCAGCGGCGGGCCAGCCGGGTGCTGTCCAACGGGGTGGGACTGACCAACATCGAAACCAAGTACGATCTGCTGGGACGGCACAAAATCCGAATCAGTAACGAAGACGGGCAGTTTTCGGTAACTTTGCCGTTGCTGGCCTCCCAGCCGGTCTTTCAGGTATAA
- a CDS encoding HipA family kinase, which translates to MTNLEPQLRTVDVVRYVTPLREGGSLPAIVEADDDFLYVQKFRGAGQGVKALIAELIAGELARALGLRVPEIVFTNIDPAFGRTEPDEEIQDLLKASAGLNLALHYLSGAITFDPLVTSVDARLASQIVWLDCLVTNVDRTARNTNLLMWHKELWLIDHGAALYFHHTGQPWEEQARRPFAQVKDHVLLPKATELAAVDAEYKPLLTPERIRAIVALVPDDWLTDNSSEGSPEERRQVYVNFLETRLAASVIFVNAAQDARKARF; encoded by the coding sequence GTGACCAATCTCGAACCTCAATTAAGAACCGTCGATGTGGTGCGGTATGTCACGCCGCTGCGCGAAGGCGGGTCTTTACCGGCCATTGTCGAGGCCGACGACGATTTTCTGTATGTCCAGAAGTTTCGCGGGGCGGGGCAGGGCGTCAAGGCGCTCATTGCCGAGCTGATTGCCGGAGAACTGGCCCGGGCGCTGGGCCTGCGCGTGCCCGAGATCGTTTTTACCAACATCGACCCCGCTTTTGGCCGCACCGAGCCCGACGAGGAAATTCAGGACCTGCTCAAAGCCAGTGCCGGCCTGAATCTGGCCTTGCACTACCTGTCCGGGGCCATCACCTTCGACCCCCTGGTCACGTCGGTGGACGCCCGGCTGGCGTCGCAGATTGTCTGGCTCGACTGTCTGGTCACAAACGTGGACCGCACCGCCCGCAACACCAACCTGCTGATGTGGCATAAGGAACTCTGGCTGATCGACCACGGGGCGGCGCTGTATTTCCACCACACGGGCCAGCCCTGGGAGGAGCAGGCCCGCCGCCCGTTTGCGCAGGTGAAAGACCACGTGCTGCTGCCGAAAGCGACGGAACTGGCCGCTGTGGATGCCGAGTACAAACCCCTGCTGACGCCCGAGCGCATCCGGGCCATCGTGGCGCTGGTGCCGGACGACTGGCTGACGGACAACTCGTCGGAGGGGTCGCCGGAGGAACGGCGTCAGGTATATGTCAATTTTCTGGAAACCCGCCTTGCCGCGTCGGTTATTTTTGTGAATGCAGCCCAAGATGCAAGAAAAGCACGTTTTTGA
- a CDS encoding DUF3037 domain-containing protein: MQEKHVFEYAVIRVVPRVERQEFLNVGVILFCPAQGFLQTKFSLNEARLLAFSPGLDLAELRERLRAFERVCAGRREGGPIGELPLASRFRWLTAARSTIVQTSPVHPGLCSDAAARLERLFGELVA, encoded by the coding sequence ATGCAAGAAAAGCACGTTTTTGAATACGCCGTCATTCGGGTCGTCCCGCGGGTAGAGCGCCAGGAATTCCTGAATGTCGGGGTGATTCTTTTTTGCCCGGCCCAGGGTTTTCTACAAACGAAATTCAGCCTGAACGAAGCCCGTCTGCTGGCCTTTTCCCCCGGTCTGGACCTGGCCGAACTGCGCGAACGCCTGCGGGCTTTTGAGCGGGTCTGTGCCGGTCGCCGCGAGGGCGGACCGATCGGCGAACTGCCGCTGGCCTCCCGGTTTCGCTGGCTGACGGCGGCACGGAGTACGATTGTGCAGACTTCTCCCGTTCATCCGGGCCTTTGTTCGGACGCGGCCGCGCGGCTGGAACGGTTGTTTGGAGAACTGGTGGCATGA